The nucleotide window GCGGGCCGATTCCGCGAATGGCGTCGTGCGAGCGAGCAGTACGAGAAGATCCGAATGGTGCGCGCGCGACAGCCACACCTTTTGGCCGTTGACGACGTAGCGGTCGCCGCGTTTGACGGCGACGGTCGCGGTCTTTGTGGTGTCCGTGCCGGTCGTCGGCTCCGTGACGGCCATCGACTGGAGGCGCAGCTCTCCGCGTGCGATGCGTGGCAGATACGCGCGCTTTTGTCCTTCCGATCCATGGCGCAACAGCGTGCCCATGTTGTACAACTGCCCGTGGCACGCGCCCGAGTTGCCGCCGCAGCGGTTGATCTCCTCGAGAATGACCGAGGCTTCGGCGAGTCCGAGCCCCGCGCCGTCGTACTCCTGCGGAATGAGCGCCGCCATCCACCCGGCCGACGTCAGCGCCGAGACGAATTCCTCCGGATAGCGCTGCTCGGAATCGAGCCCTTGCCAATACTTGCCCGGAAAGTTCTCGCAGAGCGCTCGAATGGCCTCTCGAATTTCTGGGTGAGACTCTTTGGACTCGTGCGCCAAGGGAGGTCCTTTGTGGCTGGCCAGCGGCACCAACGACCAGAACTACAATTCAAGAGAGCCCTTTTCGGGAAGGCTTCTCCGCAGAATCCGTGGTAATCCGCGTGCGGTTCTGCTGTTCATCGAATATGGCATGACCGGCGGAGCACCGGGATGCCACGCGGGCTTGCTGCGGAAGGGGTGCGGGACGAGAATCCGGACGTGTGGACGAGGAGCCTTGGTGGGGGACGTTGAATTCGTGATGGTCGACCACGATTGGAAGCTGTGGATCGGGCGGACGCAGACGGGGGCCGACTGGATCACGCCGAGTCGCGTGGCGGCTTGGCACGCGACGCTCGATCATTCGGCGGAGACGCCCACCGAGGGCACGGCGGCGCCATTGGGATTTCATTGGACGCTCGCGCCGGGCGTGGCGCGCGAGTCGGAACTAGGGCCCGACGGTCACGCGCGGCGCGGCGGATTCCTGCCGCCGGTGATGTTGCCGCGCCGGTTGTGGGCCGGGAGTCGCGTGACGTTCCATCGGCCGCTGCGCGTCGGCGAGCGCGTCGAACGCGCCTCTTTGATCCAGTCGGTCGAGGAAAAGAAGGGGCGCGAGTCGCCGCTGGTGTTCGTGACCGTGCGTCATCGGTTCAGTACCGACGGAGGCATCGCGATCGAGGAGGAACAGGATCTGGTCTATCGAGATCCGCCGCCGGCCACGCTCCGCGCGGTCGAACGACGGGAGGATTTCGTCGCGATGGATTCCACGTGGCGACACACGGTGCGACCCACGGAGACACTGCTGTTTCGATTTTCAGCGCTCACCTTCAATACGCATCGCATTCACTATGACCGCCGCTACGCGACGCATGTCGAGGGATACGCCGGGCTCGTCGTGCACGGACCGCTGATCGCGACGCTGCTGCTCGATCTCTTACAAGCGCACGTCAAGCCCGACCGGATCCGGCGGTTTCACTTCAGGGCGGCGCGGCCCACGTTCGACACGTCGGACTTCCTCGTTTTCGGCGCTCCCGGCGACGACGGCCACTTCAAGTTGTGGTCGACCGACAACGACGGCGCGCGTGCGGTCGAGGCGGAAGCGTGGATTTCCGAATGATCGGAGGCCTCGTAGCTTCATGAGCGGGGACGGAGCATGAAGAGACGTCGACTGTCGCTCGCGTTGGCGTGTGGCCTCGCGTGCGGAGGACCGACGAGTCCGCGCGGGCTAGCGCGGATCAGCGTGGTCGGCGATTCGATCGCGGCGACGATCACCCACGCCGGCTCTGTCGATTTGCCGCGCTTCCCGCTCAGCGTCACGCTCGAGAATCGAAGCTCGTCGACGGTGGAATTCAACGTCTGTGGCTCGGTGATCGAAGGAAACGACAGAACCAGCTGGTCCGCGGTTTGGGTGCCGGCATGCTTGCTCTCGACAACGACCGATTCTCGGGTCGACGGAGTGAATCCGATGGCGCTTCCCTCCACGTTCGTCGTTCACGGCACGGAATGATTCCACCGCTCGGCCGCGACGACGCTCCGGCCCGGTCCTGGCTTTTCGTCCCCGCGACACGACCCGACCGCTTCGCGAAAGCGGCGGCGAGCGGCGCGGATCGAGTGATTCTCGATCTCGAGGACGCGGTCGCACCTGAAGAGAAAGCGGATGCGCGGCGCGGCCTCATGACCGTGACGATTCCGCGAGACGTTCCAGTCTACGTTCGCGTGAACAGCGCGCTGACGCCGTGGTTCGAGGAAGACCTCGGTGTCGCGCGCACGCTCGCGATCCGCGGCGTCCTTCTCCCAAAGGCCGACAGCGCCGCGCACGTCGAGCGGGCACTCGCCGCCATCGCGCCGGAACACGTCGTCGTGCCGATCATCGAGACCGCGGCGGGCTTGTGGAACGTGCTCGACGTCGCGCGACGCCCGCGCGTCGAGCGGCTCGTCTTCGGCGCGCTCGATTTCACGCTCGACACCGGCATCCACGACGCCGACGGTGCCTTCGACGCCGTGCGCTCGCGCATCGTCGTCGCGTCGAAAGTCGCCGGCATCGCGCCACCGGTCGATCTCGTTACGCTCGCGATCGACGATCCAGAGCAGTTGCGCCGACACGCCGCTCGGAGCCGGAGCTTTGGGTTCGGCGGCAAGCTATGCATTCATCCCAAACAGATCTCGATCACGAACGACGCGTTCAGACCGAGCGACGAGGAAGTGGCTTGGGCGCGCGGTGTGCTGGACGAGCTCTCCTCACGACCCGAGGACGCGGTGTTCGCGCATCGCGGTGAGTTGGTCGACCGTCCGGTGATTCAGCGCGCCAAACAGATTATCGAGCACGACTCGGCCGCCCGCTGAAACGAGGCGAACGCTTCGAAGCT belongs to Gemmatimonadaceae bacterium and includes:
- a CDS encoding MaoC family dehydratase N-terminal domain-containing protein; its protein translation is MGDVEFVMVDHDWKLWIGRTQTGADWITPSRVAAWHATLDHSAETPTEGTAAPLGFHWTLAPGVARESELGPDGHARRGGFLPPVMLPRRLWAGSRVTFHRPLRVGERVERASLIQSVEEKKGRESPLVFVTVRHRFSTDGGIAIEEEQDLVYRDPPPATLRAVERREDFVAMDSTWRHTVRPTETLLFRFSALTFNTHRIHYDRRYATHVEGYAGLVVHGPLIATLLLDLLQAHVKPDRIRRFHFRAARPTFDTSDFLVFGAPGDDGHFKLWSTDNDGARAVEAEAWISE
- a CDS encoding CoA ester lyase, which translates into the protein MIPPLGRDDAPARSWLFVPATRPDRFAKAAASGADRVILDLEDAVAPEEKADARRGLMTVTIPRDVPVYVRVNSALTPWFEEDLGVARTLAIRGVLLPKADSAAHVERALAAIAPEHVVVPIIETAAGLWNVLDVARRPRVERLVFGALDFTLDTGIHDADGAFDAVRSRIVVASKVAGIAPPVDLVTLAIDDPEQLRRHAARSRSFGFGGKLCIHPKQISITNDAFRPSDEEVAWARGVLDELSSRPEDAVFAHRGELVDRPVIQRAKQIIEHDSAAR